In the Oncorhynchus nerka isolate Pitt River linkage group LG6, Oner_Uvic_2.0, whole genome shotgun sequence genome, GAAATACAACTGAACGCGAATGAATGTCTGCGGTCAGAAACACGTATTATCGTGTTTTGTTACTTGGTCACGTTTCTCTTTGACAGAAACCCTTCTCGTGCGAGAACTGTGACAAGAACTTTTGTACCCGCTACCAGCTCACCAGACACGGGCTGAGCCACAGTGGAGAGAAGCCATACACGTGAGTATGAAGCTTCACTATCCTATAGAGCAATGGTTCACGGTCAATGATCGGTTGTGTACGAGCCTGTATGGCTGTTCCTGCCTTCAACAATGTCTCATTGTTGCCTTTCCAAATGATTTGGCGGACAGTCAGTTGGCAGAAGTAAAGACGCGCACCAAAGCTACGGTTTAGTTGTAAATGGTTTTGAACCAAATGTTTCTGAATCAACTCGAGTAGGAGCGCCAACCCTTTGTGCTAGGAGTCATGCAATTCATTATTCCTCTTCCAACGTTTCCTCCGGTCACTCATCTGTTTCTGTGCGTCTGCAGGTGTCAGTCTGCAGGATGCTCCGAGGCCTTTGCCACACATGCCAGCATGAAGAATCACATGGCTCGCGTTCACCAGCACAAGGAGAAGCACTATAAGGTTGGCTAAACCGAAGTCAGACTTTGACGCACCTAATGAATCACTGATACCACTTGGTTTAGTCTGAAACAAGCCCTGCAAAAATCCTGGCCATTTTCCTTAAGCCAGGAAGTTTAATGGAATGACATTTGACTTTACTCTACTGCTGCTTGAACTGTGAGGTTTATTTAGAGCACCAGCACTGAAGCCGTGCTCTAAACTATGTCAACATCTGTTAGTATGTGTGCATGTAGTCTTGTGCACTTGCCTTCGGTCATAGGCAGACATCTTGCCACAGAAGTAGACCTGCGGTTTGCCTGTTTAATAATATTTTCCTGCAGTTTATCTAATTTCAACCAGCTGAATGACCAACACCAGACATCATGCAGAgtaagtggtggtgggggggggggaattaATCAATATTCGACAGACAAGCTACTTTCTATCTGCATGGTGGTGCCGTCAACCATGTAGGCAATGCCATGTTTTCATGACTCAGGCTAAACCGAGGTTCACATTCATCACCCTATTGCCTTAGGTTTCATTTGACACTGTTCTGAAACAGTTGATGGGTAAACATCAGATTCCTTGACTTCCACCTCCAGGTGTGACTGAAGGAATAGTGAAGGCAATGTTAGACTACGACAAATGGTCCGCATCCTAATTTTCATTCAAAGGTTTGTAAATTATGTTCTAGTGTGACCATGTGCACTGTGGGATGGAGTTCAATAAGAAGAACCAACTCAAAACACacaagattacacacacacaactgctaCCCTTTCAGTAAGTATAACACACTAACCTCTACAAGAGAATGTGGACTATACCACATCAGGCTGAACTCTGACCCTTTCCCATAGGTGTATCTTTGAGGGCTGTAAGAGAGAATTTGCTGCTCCCGGACAACTGAAGCGCCATGAGAAAGTACACCAAGGTGAGCCCTACACATGCCACATACCCACAAGTCTGATCAGAGGTCCTGTGGATGTTTTATCCAGCCATTTCTCTTTCCcaggttacccctgtgctgtggaGGACTGTCCATTCCAGGGGAAGACTTGGTCAGAGTATCAGAAGCACAGGAAGGCTGTGCACAGAAGTATGTAGGCCCTCCAACACTGCCACCCTCTTGACCATACTGCAACTCATCCCTTTGCATTGTCTTGTGAACCCCTCTCACATGGTCCTAAATATTATATAGATTTAAAATGGATCCGATTGTAAAGTCTTCACCGGGTGTGTGTTCAGTCAAGCTACAGTGTGATAGCTGCAGTAGGATGTTCCTGGGGGTGTGGTTTTTGACGCAGCACCAGCTGCGGATCCACTCCGGTGCACCCAAGAGGGTGTTCCAGTGCTCTGCCGCTGGGTGTGAGAAGACCTTCACCACCCACTTCAACCTGGAGAGCCACGTTGTGTCAGACCATGAGGGCAAGCTGGCTTTCTCCTGTACCCACGAAGGCTGTGGCAAGCACTTCGCTATGCAGGTGAACTCATGGGACAAGGCTCCAGTTACAATATGGTATCCTGTCACTTCGCAAATAGTTTTGCAGAACTCAATCTGTCTCTTTAAGTGGAATATTTGGTGTAGAACTAAATGTTTTTATATTCCTTAGGAGAGTTTGAGACGACACCGAGTGGCTCATGACCCAGAGAGGAGAAAGCTGCAGGTGAACGCTGGTATTGGGTATATGGTGATAAGTAGCTTCCCTACATGTAGTATTATAATCCACTACTGTTTCCTTTTGCAGAAGGTGTGTCCTAAAAAGAACAAGCTGTTGGGGCCAGCCTCTACACAGGCTGAGACCAGCAGACTGGCTGACCAACTCCATAACACCAGCTTGGGCTACTCTACATCATAACACCAGCTTGGGCTACTCTGACCTGGACTGGTCCATCAGAACCATGGAGGGGGGTGTAAATCTGAAACCTGTGGAACAGGAACCTATTCTTTGCTACTTGTCAAGCGGTTTTTTTTAGTTTTCAAGAGCTGAATTTCAGTTATGTATCAAACATTATCTAATAAATCCTCACCAATGCATTGCTGGCTCCTTGTCTGTTAATGGTTATGTAATGCACTATGACACTTTACAAATACCCAATGGTGTCGCACATGATATTCACTTTCAAAGCATATTATCAAGTCTGGTCCATCATCCTGGGAAGTGTGAGAACTGGGCCCAAAATCGTCTTCTCCGgcaggtttttatttattttttcctccaGGGAGGTGATTGAGTGAATTTGGTAAACACATTGACTGGCTTATTTGATAGACTAAAAGTTGAATAATTAAGATACAAGTAGGACATGTGGCATCCCAGAAACTGAGGAAACCACTATCGGCCTTGTGCCTGTTCACTTACTAGCCCTGAGTGGCTAGTGGTCCCACCTGTTCTAGCCGCCGACTACCTTATCTTTTAAGTGGCCACTAGATCTACCTGTTCACAAATGGCCAATCTGTAGGCGGGTTGGTGACGGTGAACAAATTGCATCAGTGTGCTTGCAATGCACCACTCCAATAGTTTGTACAGAATCCCAATGGAACTTGTCGTGGTATTGTTAAAGATTTTGTTTGggtgccaggcaggtattaaccctgCCGAAAGGAAGAGTAGGACTGAGTACCACTACCGGACCCACAGACTGCCCAGTGTAGCCTGTTTGCCAGAGCCAGTGGTGTGAAAAGACCATAAAACCTCGCAGCACAGGGATAATGAAACGGCAGAGCAACTTCAGAAATAATTCACAAAGAACCCAGTCATCAGGATCTGTATTACCACTTCTGAACACATCCAGGTGCTGAAATGATTCCACTAGCAGTGTTTTCCTCCAGTATGAAGGTGTGGCGCCAGGCAGACGTGGGTAAGAACTGACTCCAAATGCTCTCTGTGGAAAATATTTATCAAATGGCAGAATCCACAAGTAAACCCTAGGGAGCTGATGGCTGGGTCGTCATGGTGATGAGGCCTAATGCTGTGTCCAGGGGACTTGGGCCCCCAGAGTAAGGCCTTGGGTTTATTCAGTTGGAGCGAGTAGGTGAAAAGGTTTTATCCCATTTTTCTCCTGATAACCTTAGCAATGTTTCAGAGACATGGCCTAGAGCTGATCTAAATCATTACACGGCAGAGACTCTTCTGTTCTATGCAATGAATTTCCATCTGTTGCGGCCACCTGAACGCACCCTTGGTATATTCAACTGCAGTCCAGAGACGATGTACTGTCCTTGAACAGATAGTCCCGGTAACATGACCATATGAACACAGTCTGTTTGTGGGGCTGACACAGTCTGCCCTAGTATCAAGTGATTTTGCTCAATagggccaggtttcctctagcCTGGTTTGATGAAGTCTGTCATTTGGCCCAGGTTACAGTAGGTCCAATCTAAAACAATTTCAGTATGGTATGATTTGGCGCCATAGCCTGATTTCGATGCAGTCCTGATTTGGCCCTGGTTAGATCCAGTCTACAGTAATTTCAGTATGGCATGATGCTATGCCAGGCTGCCAGGCCAGGAGACCACAGTGAGAGCCACTCTGCTACGCTGCTCCTTCAGCATGGGTACCAGGGCTGAGTGGCTCATACCAGCCGTAGACAGTCCATTAACCGCCACTATCATGTCCCCACACCTAGGGAACAGAGGGGACACAGAGGGGCACATCAAAATGGATGGACCACATACAGATATACACCAGTTTATTAAGTACACCCACCCCTTGTTCATGAAAATGGTTTGCTccaacagacagtgagtcacatggCCATGGCTTGCTATTTAAAGTAGGCAGACAGGCACCAAGgaattcagttactgttcgactGAATGTTATAATGGGCAAAACTATTGACCTAAGCGATTTTGATAGTGGTATGATCATGTCAGGCGCtccggttccagtatctcagaaacggccgcCCCCCTGGTCTTTTCACACATGatagtgtctagggtttaccgagaatgatgagacaaacaaaaaacatccagtcagtccTGTGGGCAAAAACAGCTTATTGACGAGAGGtagaaggagaatggcaagaatcggacaagctaacaggcgggccacaaacaggcaaataacggcgcagtacaacagtggtgttcagaacggcatctcggaacacACAACTCGGCGGTCCTTGTCACAGGTGGGCTACTACAGCAgtcgaccacaccgggttccactcctatcagctaaaaacaagaagaagcggctccaaTGGGCACaagatcaccaacactggacaattgaggaatggaaaaacattgcctggtccatccaatcccagttcctgttgcatcatgctgatggcagagtcaggatttggcataTGCAGCAGGCATGGTACAGGCTGGTGggggtggtgtaatggtgtggggaatgttttcatGGCTCATGTTaagtcccttgataccaattgagcaatgttTCCATGCCCAGAAGGATTCagactgttctggaggcaaaggggggtccgaaccggtactagatgggtgtacctaatacaGTGTGTATGTAAGATAATATAAGATGTACTTTATTGACAATTAACTTACAGAGAACGGAAATGTGTCTATATGCTCACAGCATGACTGAAGGCTTACTTGAGGCGGCCATCATAGTATGCAGGCGTTCCAAGGACAATGGTCTTGATGAAGAATGCCTGGTTGCTATGGTTTTCCTCGTATCCCCCGACGATGCTGAAGCCCCAGCTCCCAGGGTGACTTCTACGCAGAACAATCTCATGGCTACTGTGaaggtagctgagagagagagagagaatacaaagggagagagatggacggagagaatGAGCCAGTGTTTTAGTGAGAGGGCGAGAGACAGGGGGGGAAGAtagagggaggagcagggagagaaatggggaaggagggcaagagaaagacagaaaaggagggaggaaacagagagacagataggcagGGAAAGAAAGCAACAGAGTAAGGGTGattcagagggagggagagaaacaaagAAAGACAGCAGAAGAAAAGGAGAGAGCGTAAGAAAAAAAGAGGGTGAGTTTGAGGCTGCTCTCTGCACCAGTCTCAGAAGGAGGAATTATGGAGAGACAATGCGGATGTCACCACATGCCTCTCAGTTGATAATCCACACTACAGCACAGttcaggacaacacacacacacaaacataatcCCCCGTATGGACCTCcttacgtaacacacacacacacacacacacacacacataatactgACAAATGAAACGAAATACATATTCTAATAcctcacacactcaaacacaatcTCCCTGGATGACTTCAGGTGGCCTTCAATAGTCTAAAAGGTCTTCCTCTCCTCAGCTTCACCTACACTAACATGAAACCACTAAATAAGTCACAGCAATACTTTCACACAAACTCCCAATATCCCAAACACCCCAAGTGAGTCCAACCCAAacaggtgtgtgcatgtgtgagggTTATATTCTCTGTACCTGGGCAGGCCGAGCCACAAGACCCAAGAAGGGGACCAGGAGGAGTCGTAGTCTgagttgtgtgtgtggtgatgtgggGGAAACAGCTGGTCctcggggctctgaacctggccCGGCTCCTCCACCATGCTGACCTCCAGCGCCCTCAGCTGGACGGAGGGCGATGCTGCGCTGGCCTTCAGGGTGCCCACCGCCTCACTGTGGCTCAGGTAGGTCAGGTCCTGGCCATTGATACTCAGGAGGATGTCACctggagaaaatgagagagatagagtgtgtgtgtgtgtgtgtgtgtgtgtgtgtgtgtgtgtgtgtgtgtgtgtgtgtgtgtgtgtgtgtgtgtgtgtgtgtgtgtgtgtgtgtgtgtaggagtgagagagggggaaacagagggagggatataaAAAGGACAGAGAAGAACAGTTAGTTAGGGACAAATAGTCCTGAGAGACACTGACCTCTGAGACTTCAGCTGAACAGATAATGTGCACAGGAAGAAAGCCAAACCAAAAACTGACAACTTGAATTAGGCCTTGAGAATAATATCAGAAGCTCCCACTGGGGGATGTGAGTCATTACTCACCTCGTTTGATTCGTCCATCACGTGACAGGCAGCCGTGTGGTTGGACGCTGGTCACAAAGATGGGCAGCTCGCCGCTCTTGCTGCCCCGCCCCCCGGCCACGGTCATACCCAGAGACTCATGAGGCTCCTTCTTCACAGTGATGTGTTTCTCCTTACAGGTCACACACTGGGACAggtcctacacaaacacacacacacacacacacacacacacacacacacacacacacacacacacacacacacacacacacacacacacgcacacgcacgatAAGAGAGGTTAGTATACAAAGATACACATTAATagagacagtcagacacacacactcccttcaGGTGTGTGTACTCACTCTGTGGGTGCTGGAGCGAGCCAGGTGGGCACAGGTAGGcactgggctggggctgggggagaagctgtagtgatggtggtggtggtgattgggGAGGAAGTGGTCATGGCAGTACAGGTCTCTGTTGGAAGTGGAGCTTGGTGGAGGGGTAGGCTTACTGGGCCGGCCAATCAGTAGAAAAACTCTCTCGCCGCTAGCCTGTAGTCgacagggaaagagagtagggttggccatcaaatcacattttatttgtcacataaacatggttagcagatgttaatgcgagtgtagcgaaatgcttgtgcttctagttccgacagagcagtaatatctaacaagtaatctaacaatccccaacaactacctaatatacacaaatctaaaggggtgaatgagaatatgtacatgtaagtatatggatgagcgatgtagGCAAGGTGCAATATATGGTATAaaatatgagtaatgtaagacgTAAGCATTAtgaataaaatacagtatatacatgtgatttgagtaatgtaagatactgtatgtaaacattattaaagtggcattatttagagtggcattgtatagtgactagtgatccatttatttaagtggccagGGATAGAGTCTCAGTGTAGGCAGAAACCTCTCTGAGtaagtgattgctgtttagcagtctgatggccttgagatagaagctgtttttcagtctctctgtcccagctttgctgcacctgtactgacctcgtcttctggatggtagcagtgTGAAAAGGCAGTggttcaggtggttgatgtccttgatgatctttttggccttcctgtgacctcaggtgctgtaggtgtcatggagggcaggtagtttgcccccggtgatgcgttttgcagaccgcaccaccctctggagagccttgcaggtgagggtggtgcagttgccgtaccaggctgtgatacagcccgactggATGCTCTtggttgtgcatctgtaaaggtttgtaaGCGTTTTGGGTGACAGCCTCCTGAGAGGTGTTGTtgctccttcttcaccacactgtctgtgtttgtctgtgttgtGTACACTGatgaactttccaccttctccaccgctgtccctttgatgtggataggggggtgctccctctgctgtttcctgaagtccatgatcatctcctttattttgttgacgttgagtgagaggttgttttcctgacaccacactccgagtgccctcacctcctccctgtagtctcgtcgttgttggtaatcaagcccactactgttgtgtcatctgcaaacttgatgattgagttggaggtgtgcatggccacgcagtcgttggtgaacaggaagtacaggagggggctgagcacgcacccttgtggggccccagtgttgagggtcagcaaagtggagatgttgtttcctaccttcaccatctgggggcggcccgtcagaaagtccaggtcCCAATTGCACAGGGCTGGGTTGAGatccagggcctccagcttgatgatgagcttggagggtactatgttgaatgctgagcagtagtcaatgaacagcattcttccataggtattccttttgtccagatgggctagagcagtgtgcagtgtgatggcgatagcgtcttctgtggacctgttggggcggtatgcaaactgaagtgggtttAGGGTGGCTgttaaggtggaggtgatatggtcattgactagtctctcaaagcacttcatgatgacaacagtgagtgctatggggcggtagtcatttagttcagttatctttgccttcttgggtacaggaacaatggtagccatcttgaagcatgtggggacaacagactggaatagggagcgactgaatatgtccgtaaacacaccagccagctggtcttcgCATgccctgaggacgcggctagcagccctgcgagggttaacgcgtttaaatgttttactcactgtgatttcctgtagaccctgccacatatgtcttgtgtctgagccgttgaattgcaattCCACCTTGTCCCTGTGCTGGCacttcgcttgtttgattgccacgcagagggaataactacactgtttatattcccTCATATTctcagacctctttccatggttaaatgcggtggattgcgctttcagttttgtgcgaatgcagccatccatccacggtttctggttaggggaGGTTTTAAAAGTCACactgggtacaacatctccaatgcacttctttataaacGCACCCACAGAGTCAGCGTATAGGTCGATGTTGTTCTCTGAGACtgactggaacatattccagtccgcgtgatcaaaacaatcttgaagcgtggcttcaaattggtcggaccagcgttgaatggttctcgtcactggtacgtcctgtttgagtttctgcctataaaaCAGTAGGAGCCAGATGGCGCcgtggtcggatttgccgaaAGGAGTGAGGTGGAGGGATTTGTATGCAtttggaagttagagtagcagtgggcGAGGGCATTGCCCATGCACGttg is a window encoding:
- the gtf3ab gene encoding general transcription factor IIIA, b; translated protein: MGERIEVQRSFICSFVNCNATFNKSWKLDAHLCKHTGLKPFSCENCDKNFCTRYQLTRHGLSHSGEKPYTCQSAGCSEAFATHASMKNHMARVHQHKEKHYKCDHVHCGMEFNKKNQLKTHKITHTQLLPFQCIFEGCKREFAAPGQLKRHEKVHQGYPCAVEDCPFQGKTWSEYQKHRKAVHRIKLQCDSCSRMFLGVWFLTQHQLRIHSGAPKRVFQCSAAGCEKTFTTHFNLESHVVSDHEGKLAFSCTHEGCGKHFAMQESLRRHRVAHDPERRKLQKVCPKKNKLLGPASTQAETSRLADQLHNTSLGYSTS